In one window of Maribacter sp. BPC-D8 DNA:
- the ytxJ gene encoding bacillithiol system redox-active protein YtxJ, protein MGIFGGLFGGSNSGDEKKSSGIPWIPLNSVAQLNDIKEVSSSRPQVIFKHSTSCGISRMVLNMFKSSYGLEEGQMDLYFLDLLANRDVSNAVAAEFGVMHQSPQLLIVKNGAVVVHDSHNAISDIKLEQYI, encoded by the coding sequence ATGGGAATATTTGGTGGTTTATTTGGAGGTTCTAACAGTGGTGATGAAAAAAAATCATCAGGCATACCGTGGATACCTCTAAACTCCGTAGCACAATTAAATGATATTAAAGAAGTGTCTAGTAGTAGACCACAAGTAATATTCAAACACTCCACATCTTGCGGAATCAGTAGAATGGTGCTGAATATGTTTAAAAGTAGTTATGGGCTAGAAGAAGGGCAAATGGATCTTTACTTTTTAGATTTGTTGGCCAATAGAGATGTTTCTAATGCCGTTGCTGCTGAGTTTGGTGTTATGCATCAATCTCCTCAATTATTAATAGTAAAGAATGGGGCAGTGGTAGTGCATGATTCACACAATGCCATATCTGACATTAAGTTAGAACAATACATATAA
- the clpB gene encoding ATP-dependent chaperone ClpB — translation MNINNFTIKSQEAIQQAQLIAQNNGHQQIENEHIFKALTEVEENVMPFLIKKLGINFSLVQQIIEKELLSFPKVEGGELQFSREASKTLNEASIIAKKMEDEYVSIEHLFLAILKSKSKIAQILKDQGATEKDLMAAIDELRNGDKVTSQSAEDNYNSLNKYAKNLNELADSGKLDPVIGRDEEIRRILQILSRRTKNNPILVGEPGVGKTAIVEGLAHRIIQGDIPENLKDKVIYSLDMGALIAGAKYKGEFEERLKAVIKEVVSADGNIILFIDEIHTLVGAGGGQGAMDAANILKPALARGELRSIGATTLDEYQKYFEKDKALERRFQKVVVDQPDTESAISILRGIKEKYEAHHKVRIKDEAVISAVELSQRYITNRFLPDKAIDLMDEAASKLRMEINSKPEELDVLDRKIMQIEIEIEAIKREDDKQKLKVLNLDLANIKEERNEIFAQWESEKSVVDNIQQTKLDIENFKAEAERAERNGDYGKVAEIRYGKIKEAQESLTKLQDDLAEQQHAGTLIKEEVTSDDIAEVVAKWTGIPVTKMLQSEREKLLKLEEVLHKRVVGQEEAIEAVSDAIRRSRAGLQDSKKPIGSFLFLGTTGVGKTELAKTLASYLFDDENAMTRIDMSEYQERHSVSRLVGAPPGYVGYDEGGQLTEAVRRRPYSVVLLDEIEKAHPDTFNILLQVLDEGRLTDNKGRVADFKNTIIIMTSNMGSDIIQETFENAVDVNSAAETARVEVLGLLKKTVRPEFINRIDDIVMFTPLTKDNIKEIVGLQLESLKKMLDKQQITLDATEEAIDYLAEKGYDPQFGARPVKRTIQKEVLNNMSKALLSGEIKADSVVLLDAFDNSLVFRNQEEITV, via the coding sequence ATGAATATAAATAATTTCACTATAAAATCACAGGAGGCTATTCAACAAGCCCAGCTGATTGCCCAAAATAACGGACATCAGCAAATTGAAAATGAGCACATATTTAAAGCGCTTACCGAAGTTGAAGAAAATGTAATGCCCTTTTTAATTAAAAAGCTTGGGATTAATTTTTCTCTAGTTCAACAAATTATAGAAAAAGAACTTTTAAGCTTTCCAAAAGTAGAAGGTGGTGAATTACAATTTTCTAGAGAAGCTAGTAAGACTTTAAACGAAGCCAGTATCATCGCCAAAAAAATGGAAGATGAATATGTTTCTATAGAGCATCTATTTTTAGCGATCTTAAAATCTAAAAGTAAGATAGCACAGATTTTAAAGGATCAAGGTGCAACCGAGAAAGACTTAATGGCAGCGATAGACGAATTGCGTAATGGCGACAAGGTTACCTCTCAAAGTGCCGAAGACAATTATAACTCGCTTAACAAATACGCTAAAAACCTAAATGAATTAGCAGATAGCGGTAAATTAGATCCAGTAATTGGGCGTGATGAAGAAATACGTAGAATTCTACAAATTTTATCAAGACGTACTAAAAACAATCCTATTCTAGTAGGTGAACCTGGCGTGGGTAAAACTGCTATAGTTGAGGGTTTAGCACATAGAATTATACAGGGCGATATTCCTGAAAACCTAAAGGATAAAGTAATTTACTCTTTAGATATGGGCGCTTTAATTGCCGGTGCCAAATACAAAGGTGAATTTGAAGAGCGACTAAAAGCCGTTATCAAAGAAGTTGTAAGTGCCGATGGTAACATCATCTTATTCATTGATGAGATACATACGCTTGTTGGCGCAGGTGGTGGACAAGGCGCAATGGATGCCGCTAATATTTTAAAACCAGCTCTTGCAAGAGGCGAATTAAGATCTATTGGAGCAACCACATTAGATGAGTATCAAAAGTATTTTGAAAAAGATAAAGCTCTTGAAAGAAGGTTTCAAAAGGTGGTTGTAGATCAGCCAGATACTGAAAGTGCTATTTCTATACTTAGAGGTATTAAAGAAAAGTATGAAGCGCACCATAAAGTACGTATTAAAGATGAAGCGGTCATCTCTGCTGTAGAGTTATCGCAACGGTACATAACCAATAGATTCTTACCAGATAAAGCTATTGACCTTATGGATGAGGCCGCATCTAAACTTAGAATGGAAATTAATTCTAAGCCTGAAGAGCTTGATGTGCTTGATCGTAAAATTATGCAGATTGAAATTGAAATCGAAGCGATCAAACGTGAAGATGACAAGCAAAAGCTTAAGGTATTAAATTTAGATTTAGCAAACATAAAAGAAGAGCGAAACGAAATTTTTGCGCAATGGGAAAGTGAAAAATCTGTAGTTGATAACATTCAACAGACAAAACTTGACATTGAAAATTTTAAAGCTGAAGCTGAACGCGCCGAACGAAATGGCGACTACGGTAAAGTAGCAGAAATTAGATACGGAAAAATTAAAGAAGCGCAAGAAAGCTTAACGAAGCTACAAGATGATTTAGCAGAGCAACAACATGCGGGTACTTTGATTAAAGAGGAAGTTACCAGTGATGATATTGCAGAAGTAGTTGCTAAATGGACAGGCATACCTGTTACTAAAATGTTGCAAAGTGAACGCGAAAAGCTATTGAAACTTGAAGAAGTACTGCACAAACGCGTGGTAGGTCAAGAAGAAGCTATTGAAGCAGTTTCTGATGCTATACGCAGAAGTAGAGCCGGACTCCAAGATTCTAAAAAGCCTATTGGTTCGTTTCTTTTCTTAGGAACTACAGGTGTTGGTAAAACGGAGCTTGCAAAAACACTGGCATCGTATTTATTCGATGATGAGAACGCAATGACTAGAATAGACATGAGCGAATATCAAGAAAGACATTCGGTTAGTAGACTTGTAGGTGCACCTCCAGGATATGTAGGTTATGATGAAGGCGGACAATTGACTGAAGCGGTTCGTAGAAGACCATATTCTGTTGTGCTTTTAGATGAGATTGAAAAAGCTCATCCAGACACGTTCAATATCTTATTACAAGTATTGGACGAAGGTAGATTGACCGATAACAAAGGTCGTGTTGCAGATTTCAAGAATACAATTATTATCATGACCAGTAATATGGGTAGCGATATTATTCAAGAAACATTTGAAAACGCAGTAGATGTTAATAGTGCTGCAGAGACCGCCAGAGTTGAAGTTCTTGGTCTTTTAAAGAAAACTGTTCGACCTGAGTTTATAAATAGAATCGATGACATTGTAATGTTTACACCTTTGACCAAAGATAACATCAAAGAAATTGTAGGACTACAACTGGAAAGTTTAAAGAAAATGCTAGACAAGCAACAAATTACTTTAGACGCTACAGAAGAGGCTATCGATTATTTGGCTGAGAAAGGTTACGACCCTCAATTTGGTGCAAGACCAGTTAAAAGAACTATTCAAAAAGAAGTTCTAAACAACATGTCTAAAGCATTACTTAGTGGTGAGATTAAAGCTGACAGCGTTGTTTTACTTGATGCCTTTGACAATAGTTTAGTTTTCAGAAATCAAGAGGAAATTACAGTCTAA
- a CDS encoding TetR/AcrR family transcriptional regulator has protein sequence MSTKAERTTAFIIETVAPVFNKHGYVGTSMSDLTDATNLTKGALYGNFENKEALALAAFQYNRSLLLTAIDEHLSIEGKAMAKIENLIEFYKKYDIFTMHMGGCPILNVGIDAQHNNKLLAAAAKETIKDIEGKIALVFENGINKGELKLPVSPLQFSKQLFTIIQGAIAMATITKDRKYLLNTVTYLDVLIKRELK, from the coding sequence ATGTCGACCAAAGCCGAAAGAACTACTGCATTTATTATTGAGACTGTCGCACCTGTATTTAATAAACACGGGTATGTAGGCACAAGTATGAGCGATTTAACCGATGCCACTAATTTAACTAAAGGTGCATTATACGGTAATTTCGAAAATAAAGAGGCATTAGCATTAGCTGCCTTCCAATACAACAGAAGCTTACTACTTACCGCCATTGATGAGCATTTATCAATTGAGGGTAAGGCTATGGCTAAAATTGAGAATCTTATTGAGTTCTATAAAAAGTACGACATATTCACTATGCATATGGGTGGCTGCCCCATATTAAACGTTGGTATAGATGCGCAACACAACAATAAACTACTCGCTGCCGCAGCAAAAGAAACAATAAAGGATATTGAAGGAAAAATAGCCTTGGTCTTTGAAAACGGAATCAATAAAGGAGAGCTTAAACTACCGGTTTCTCCACTACAATTCTCAAAACAATTATTTACGATTATTCAAGGTGCCATTGCAATGGCTACGATCACAAAAGACCGTAAATACCTACTGAATACGGTAACGTATTTAGATGTATTAATTAAAAGAGAATTGAAGTAA